The Lycium ferocissimum isolate CSIRO_LF1 unplaced genomic scaffold, AGI_CSIRO_Lferr_CH_V1 ctg243, whole genome shotgun sequence genome contains a region encoding:
- the LOC132043422 gene encoding uncharacterized protein LOC132043422 — MTCNETIEQSTNDEQDYEEYDESMMPENLPQEIEQLENQEKPNLDETEIVNLGDDEIVKETRISIHLEAERKQELLELLKQYVDVFAWSYDDMPRLSTDIVSYRLLTDPTRPPIKQKPRKFNPDLSLTIKEEVTKQIKANVVRVTNYPSWLANIVPVPKKDGKIRICVDYRDLNKARYHQILMHEDDAEKTAFTTPWGVYCYRVMPFGLKNAARKGIELDPSKIKAIQDLPPPKSKKDVMSFLGRLNYISRFIAQSTVICEPIFKLLKKDAATKWTEECQKAFDRIKEYLSSPPVLVPPEPKAIKGQALADHLAENQVDNEYKPLTTYFPDEEVLFAGEDISEPYSGWRMFFDGASNFKGVRIGSFGFRDRSALPYLGKIDFPARTIWQNTKLASLGLGWQLL, encoded by the exons ATGACATGTAACGAAACCATTGAGCAAAGTACAAACGACGAACAAGATTACGAGGAATACGACGAAAGCATGATGCCTGAGAATCTTCCGCAAGAGATCGAGCAACTCGAGAATCAAGAGAAACCAAACTTGGATGAAACTGAGATAGTTAACTTAGGAGACGACGAAATAGTGAAGGAAACTCGAATCAGCATACACTTAGAAGCTGAACGGAAGCAAGAATTGTTGGAATTGCTTAAGCAGTATGTCGACGTATTTGCTTGGTCCTACGACGACATGCCCAGGCTGAGCACCGATATCGTCTCTTATAGGCTACTAACTGATCCCACCCGCCCACCGATCAAGCAAAAGCCAAGGAAGTTCAATCCCGATTTGAGTTTAACGATCAAAGAGGAAGTCACCAAGCAGATTAAAGCAAATGTCGTGAGGGTTACAAACTACCCTTCCTGGTTGGCCAACATTGTGCCCGTTCCAAAGAAGGATGGAAAAATCAGGATATGTGTGGATTATCGGGATCTCAACAAAGCTA GATATCATCAGATTTTGATGCATGAGGATGATGCAGAGAAGACGGCGTTTACCACTCCATGGGGAGTGTACTGCTACCGAGTAATGCCATTTGGCCTTAAGAATGCTG CGAGAAAAGGTATAGAGTTGGATCCTTCAAAAATCAAGGCAATCCAAGACTTGCCCCCTCCGAAGAGCAAGAAAGATGTAATGAGTTTCCTCGGAAGGCTCAATTACATTAGTCGATTCATCGCACAGTCAACGGTGATTTGTGAACCCATATTTAAGCTGCTGAAGAAAGATGCTGCCACAAAATGGACAGAAGAGTGTCAGAAGGCCTTCGACAGAATCAAGGAGTACTTGTCCAGTCCACCCGTATTGGTCCCGCCAGAACCG AAGGCCATCAAAGGACAAGCATTGGCGGACCACCTTGCAGAGAACCAGGTAGACAATGAATACAAGCCGCTTACAACCTATTTTCCTGATGAGGAAGTACTGTTCGCAGGAGAGGATATTTCAGAGCCTTACTCAGGATGGAGGATGTTCTTTGACGGAGCGTCAAATTTCAAAGGAGTCAGAATAGGAAGTTTTGGTTTCCGAGATAGGTCAGCACTACCCTATCTCGGCAAGATCGATTTCCCTGCACGAACAATATGGCAGAATACGAAGCTTGCATCCTTGGGCTTAGGATGGCAGTTGCTATGA
- the LOC132043421 gene encoding uncharacterized protein LOC132043421, whose translation MDHQECQNSSILTLREGVVQALREIDFKHVPRIQNEFVDALATLSSMIQHPDKNYIDPIKVEIHDQQAYCFHVDEELDGQPWYYDIKKLLETREYSKYATNKRERTLRRMANHFFLNGEILYRRTSYLGLLRCVDTPRRRRGC comes from the coding sequence ATGGACCACCAAGAATGTCAAAATTCTTCCATACTTACATTGCGTGAAGGAGTTGTGCAAGCGCTTCGAGAGATTGACTTCAAGCATGTCCCTCGAATCCAAAATGAGTTTGTTGATGCCCTTGCGACATTGTCATCAATGATCCAACATCCGGACAAGAATTACATCGACCCTATCAAGGTAGAAATACATGATCAGCAAGCATATTGTTTTCATGTCGATGAAGAATTGGATGGCCAGCCATGGTACTACGACATTAAAAAGTTGCTCGAGACGAGAGAATATTCGAAATATGCAACTAACAAACGAGAGCGGACCTTGAGGAGAATGGCAAATCACTTCTTCCTTAACGGAGAAATCCTATATAGGAGGACTTCGTATCTGGGATTGCTAAGATGCGTGGATACGCCACGGAGGCGACGAGGTTGTTAG